In one window of Harpia harpyja isolate bHarHar1 chromosome 11, bHarHar1 primary haplotype, whole genome shotgun sequence DNA:
- the LOC128147632 gene encoding basic proline-rich protein-like: PVGRAPAPAPAPGPRSAPAPGSRPAPRPAPRRHRDSDPHGRRDRPGTAAAPGSRQQQEPRPDPHQRRLRAGARTAAELPRRLAPRRQRHRLPRRHPTPATTTRPPADPRACGHLSAPPGRRTDPQPGRTDRRTDVPRAGLPASTARSQRRQDGPTDTPGDEFSPPRSAPGAEPRGDPTPGVGRAEPPGGPVAQSGPPGPVGTPAGMGLGRRRGGRAGAMRAAPGPRRGRPASHAPRATAGHRCAWRSRPASPEEESGLPALPPSPPAPRGHGPRAPRGRVHPGGAARRRAPYLRRLPASLRRGRRRPRGHGGRLASRAEPVRVLTSPPRALHVHPGALKCSLQTCQIPGPPPLGPASHVLPWPEPAAGAQPGPGEPPRGQPSWPAGPPGPARGGVRRCSGGRRAPGCRLPCHLPRQRSTASAQPPRAYITPRLEPGQRLDRRLRRGCTPAPGRPWALPRHPGPSPNSAWR, encoded by the coding sequence CCGGTGGggcgggcaccggcaccggcaccggcaccgggaccccGATCCGCGCCGGCACCAGGATCCCGACCGGCGCCCCGACCCGCACCGCGGCGGCACCGGGACTCTGATCCGCACGGGCGCCGGGACCGCCCCGGGACCGCGGCGGCACCGGGATCCCGCCAGCAGCAGGAGCCGCGGCCCGACCCGCATCAGCGCCGGCTCCGCGCCGGGGCGCGCACCGCCGCCGAGCTCCCGCGGAGACTcgcaccccgccggcagcggcaccgGCTCCCCCGGCGGCACCCGACCCCCGCCACCACCACCCGCCCGCCGGCCGACCCCCGGGCCTGCGGACACCTCTCGGCACCGCCGGGCAGGCGGACGGACCCGCAGcccggacggacggacagacggacggacgtCCCCCGAGCGGGGCTCCCTGCCTCGACGGCCCGGTCACAGCGCCGGCAGGACGGACCCACGGACACCCCCGGGGACGAGTTCAGCCCTCCCCGGAGCGCCCCGGGAGCAGAGCCCCGCGGGGACCCCACGCCCGGCGTCGGGCGGGCAGAGCCCCCCGGGGGTCCCGTCGCACAGAGCGGGCCGCCCGGGCCCGTGGGGACCCCGGCGGGGATGGGTttggggcggcggagggggggcaGAGCGGGGGCCATGCGGGCAGCGCctgggccgcggcggggccggccggcgtCCCACGCACCGCGGGCCACCGCGGGCCACCGGTGCGCCTGGCGTTCACGTCCGGCCTCGCCGGAGGAGGAGTCCGGCCTCCCCGCCCTGCCTCCCagcccgcccgcgccccgcggccACGGCCCACGGGCGCCCCGCGGCCGGGTCCaccccggcggggccgcccgccgccgggctcctTACCTCCGCcgtctccctgcctccctccgccGGGGCCGTCGCAGGCCCCGGGGACATGGGGGCCGGCTggcgagccgagccgagcccgtGCGAGTCCTTACGTCACCGCCCAGGGCCCTCCACGTCCATCCCGGGGCTCTCAAGTGCTCCTTGCAAACGTGCCAAATCCCGGGGCCGCCTCCGCTCGGCCCCGCTTCACACGTGCTCCCCTGGCCGGAGCCGGCCGCCGGGGCGCAGCCCGGGCCGGGCGAGCCCCCCCGGGGCCAGCCCTCATGGCCCGCCGGccccccgggccctgcccgcGGCGGGGTCCGGAGGTGTTCGGGCGGGCGGCGCGCCCCGGGATGCCGCCTGCCGTGTCATCTGCCCCGGCAGCGCTCAACCGCCTCGGCGCAACCTCCCCGGGCTTATATAACTCCCCGGCTGGAGCCGGGCCAGCGGCTCGATCGCCGGCTGCGCCGTGGCTGCACGCCGGCCCCGGGTCGCCCGTGGGCTCTGCCCCGGCACCCGGGTCCGTCCCCAAACTCCGCGTGGCGTTAA